The Chryseobacterium sp. G0186 genome includes the window AATTAGCTGATATGGCTACCCAGATCTCTGCTGCAAGAATGTTATGCTTCAAGGCTGCTTGTGAGAAAGATGCCGGAAAAGATATCTCTGAAAGTGGAGCTATGGCAAAATTATATGCTTCTCAGGTAGCAATGGATACTACTATTGAAGCAGTACAGGTTCACGGTGGATACGGATATGTGAAAGAATACCACGTAGAAAGATTAATGAGAGATGCAAAAATCACTCAGATCTACGAAGGAACTTCTGAAATCCAGAAAATCGTGATCTCCAGAAGCATCGCAAAATAATTTTAATAAAACACACTCACTATGAAAAAATCTTTGTGGATTACTCTCGGTGTCGTACTGCTATTGTTAGGAGTATTTGTATGGTATAAGTACTTCTTCGTTTTCGGAGAAGGGGTAAAATCCGGATACCTGAATTATGCCATAAAAAAAGGCTATATCTTCAAAACTTATGAGGGTAAACTGATTCAGGAAGGCTTTGGAAAAGGAAAAACAGGAACTATTACAAGCTATGAGTTTGAGTTTTCTGTAGATGACCCCGAGGTTTTCAAACAATTGGAAACGAACAGTGGAAAAACCTTTGATCTCCATTATAAGGAATATAATGGCGCTCTTCCGTGGAGAGGAAATACAAAGTTTGTCGTAGACAAAGTAGTGAACATGAAATAAATAAAAAGGCTTCCGGTTTGGAGGCCTTTTTTATGAATCATTTTTTGTTAAACCTTTTGTTATTACCGCTATAATATTCAATATGAGTGGGCTTTATCCCACTCAAATAAATAAAATAAATTCCTTTGGCTTTAGCCGAAACCTAAGATAAAATACAAATTATATTTATGGTTTATTGTGTTGTTATTCAATTTATTGGATTGAAAACACTCAGCTTTCTCATCTGCGAAATCTGAATGATCTGCGTGAGACTTAATAATTTTCACCTATTCATTCAAAAAAAATCCACCCCTGAGGATGGACCTTGAATTCTAGTGAGAATCATTATTAGGAATGTTTTTGTTTTTCTTTTTATAAAAATAGTATCCAATACCGGCGATCAGAAATACCGGCCACAATGGAAGAATAAACAGGAAGATAGAAGTAATAATATCCCAGCCTGATTCTATGGCCGCCAGTGATTTTCCACCAAAGGTTTTAGGTTCTTTTTCAACATCAATTTTATCTGTAATATTTACATTGATACTGCAGATGGTGTTGTCGGCATAATGATGTCCTGAAACCTGAATGTCTTTAGTGTCAATATCTCCAATATTAGAGTTAAGAGCTTCCATTAAACCGTCGAAATGTTGAATAGGAACCTTTATATCCAGACTATATACTTTTTGGTTCTCACCGTGAGGAGTGGCAGATTCAATGTAGGAAAGGTTTTCACTTTTAACGTAGCCGTTATTTTTGATAGTTTCTTCCCTGATAAATTCCTTTGCGGTTTCCGCATGATCTACCTTTATAGCAAGGTATCCGGTTTTTACCATTTTATCTTTTGGCATATTCAGTTCATAGCTGTCGTTTTTCGGTTTGTCTTTATAAATGATTTTGGTTTCCTTTATTACTTTTGGAGCAGGAACATTGACAACAATCTTTTCGGTTTTCTTTGCCACGAAATCCTTTTTTTCAACTTTTGACTCTAGTTTTGTAGAGGCAATCTTATCAGATAAAGAATCAACAATCTTGGAGGTATGCTCTATTTTTTGTTTGATGTCGTCTTTTGTATTCTCAAAATCCTTTATTCTTATACTTGCGGAGTCAAGGGCTTGGTCAGCAGTTTTATGGGCATGGTCAATGGTTTCTGTAGCAACACTTGCAACACTGTCTATACTATGTACAGCTTCATCAATTTGAGATGATGAAACATTTCCCTTTTTACACATAATAAACGTGCTTGATATAGCAGCCAGTAATATGAACTTTTTCATAACATTAATTTTTTGATGAAGTAAAATTAGTACTGAAGTCTTTGAAGCGCTTGTAAATGAAATGTATTATGCTCGTAAAATTATAAATAGCATATTTTCAATGTATTGTGTTTGTTTTACAATTATTTTACAAATTTTATTGGCTTGATTTTACTATTGTTTTTTAGTTCCAAGAAGTAATTTGATGATTGTTTTTAATTAAAAACATTTATTGTATTTATAAAATTCACATTACTGAGATTTTTTCATCTTATTGTGAATTTATTTAGACCAAATTTTTATATTTGTAAGTATGAGATGGTTATATCAAAACTTGAATATTACTCTGATAATGTTTTTATTTCCACTTTTAAGCAATATCAATGGGGCAGATTTTAAACAAAACTCTGGGAAATTGAATTTTTCTGAAATCAGAAGACAGAATTCTGAGATTAAATTGAAAGTGGCTGAAATTATTGATACCAAAGAAGGTATTAGAAATTTATATAAAGTTTTAGCTAATAAAGAATTCTCAAAATCAGCTCCTATACCTAATTTAATAAATGATAGTGAATGCTTATTACTATTGAAACCTAAGCTGAAAAAAGTGAAATTCGGAGACATTGAAGTTGATAGTTTGCGCCAGCATGGGAGTATCTTAACCGTTTATTACAGAGAGATTGCCAACTGGGAATATGCAGAACAGAAGCAATCGAATCCATTGCTTATTCTTAAAATACTTGACAGATCTAATAAAATTAATACAATAAAGTTAATAAATACACCTTTAAAGTAAAATAAAATGAAGAGAAAACTATTATTCGTAGCTGGCTTTTTTATTCTATCAGGAATGACATTTGCTCAGCAAAATCAATGGAGCAGGACCTCTCCTAAAAAGGCAGACGTAGTCAGGGAAAAACCTGTGAGAATCTCTCAATATGAGTTGTTTAATTTAAACATGGATGGGCTCAGACAACAACTGTCTTTAGCACCCGAAAGAAATAAACAAAATTCTGTTAAAGGAACTTTGATTAGAATTCCTAATGATAAAGAAGGGTATGATACCTTTGAAGTATTTGAAGCCTCTACCATGCATCCGGATTTACAGGCAAGATATTCTGATATCAGGTCTTACGCTGGGCAGAAAACAGGAGATCCTACAACAAAAATCAGATTTAGCGTAGATCCTTACTTTGGATTTAATGCTATGGTAAAAAATGCTGATCATACTTATTATATAGATTCCTATTCGCAAGACCAAAAAACCTATATGCTCTATGACAGGAAAAATGCAATCTCCCCAAATGGATTTGAGTGTTTGTTTAAAGGAGAAGATGCAAATGGACTTACCGGATTAGAGGGAAAAACAGTAGTGGATGGCTTATTGCGTAAATACAGACTTGCGATTACCACTACTACAGAATATACGGATTATACTGCCCAGCAGGCAGGCGTAGCAACTGGTACTGTTGCACAGAAAAAGGCTGCTGTACTTGCTGCCGTTAACCTGGCTATAGCAAGGATCAATCAGGTATATGAAAAGGAAATCTCTGTGTCTTTTCAATTGGTAGCTAATACTGATCAATTGTTTTTTGTAGGAACAGATACTTTTGATGCCAGTGATGACTACCAAATGATTGATGAAAACGTAGTGGTTACCAATAATGTCATAGGATTGGCCAACTATGATATAGGCCATCTGTTTTCACGAGGAGGAAACAGTGGGCTGGCAGGAACTCCTTCTGCCTGTACAGGTGATAAGGCAGCCGGTATTACAGGTTCTGCAAATCCTGTAGGTGATCCGTTTGTAATTGATTTTGTGGCTCATGAAATGGGACATCAGTTTGGGGCTAACCATACCCAAAATAATAGCTGTAATAGAAATACCCCAACCTCCGTAGAGCCGGGGAGCGGAAGTTCAATTATGGGATATGCCGGAATATGCTCACCGAATGTTCAAGGAAACAGTGATGCTTATTTTCATGCTGTAAGTATCGCTGAAATGTATACCTGGATTACTACTGGTGGAAATTGCGGAGTTAATACCGCTACAGGAAATCATGCCCCAACTGCCAATGCAGGACCTGACAAAACAATTCCTATGGGAACACCATTTGCCTTGACTGGGGTGGGTAATGATCCAGATAATGACTCGGTTACTTATAACTGGGAACAGATTGATACAGGGGCTGCACAGATGCCGCCAAGGCCAACCAATACTGTAGGCCCTATGTTCAGAACTTTATGGGAAACCGTGTCTCCAACAAGATATTTTCCAAGATTATCAACTATTGTGGAAGGGTATGATCCTACCATAGTAACTGCCTCAAACTACAGAGCCTGGGAAAAACTTTCATCAGTAGCAAGACCCCTGAAATTTTCATTACTGGTAAGAGACAACAATCCTGTAGGAGGACAGTCTGGCCGTGATGATATTCAACTTACCGTTTCAGCCGCCGCCGGACCTTTTGTTGTTACCTCTCAAAACACAGCAGGAATTGTCTGGAATGTAGGACAGTCACAAACGATTACATGGGATGTAGCTAATACGAACGTAGCGCCTGTAAATACAACCAATGTCTCTATTCTGCTTTCTACAGACGGTGGGCTTACTTTCCCTCAGGTGCTTGTAGCCAGTACTCCAAACAACGGATCTTATACGTTTAATGTTCCGGAAGGATTAGGGACTAGTTCAAAAGTAAGAATTATGATTAAGGCTGTAGATAATGTTTTTCTAAATGTTAATAAAACTAATTTTAGTATTAATTCTACGTTAGGAACCAAGGAAATTGAAAAAGCTGAAGAAGGAATAAAAATCTATCCAAACCCTTCGAAAGGAGTTTTCACTATTGAAGCAGAATCTAAAAACGGCCTATCATACTCTGTTTTTGCAATGGACGGAAAGCTTGTTAATGCTAAAAAAGAAGTTAAAAATGGCAAGGTTCGTGAAGAAGTAAATTTATCTCACCTGCCTATTGGTACCTACATTATTCAACTGGATAAAGAAGGTCAGAAAGTTTCCAAAAAACTGATTATTGAAAAATAAAATACTCAGAATTTATTATAAAAAAACCGTTCAATACAATATTGAACGGTTTTCTTTTTATTAAGATATATTCTTAGTGATCTTTAAATTCACTAATGAAATGTAATTTTACATTCGGGAATTTTTCCTGTGTCATATGAATGGTAAAAGATGAATCTGCCAAAAATACCAATTGATTGTATTTATCTCTGGCAAGGAATCTTTGCTTTAATCTTGCAAATTCCTTGAACTCTTCAGATTTCTCATCTGCTTCTACCCAACAAGCCTTATGCATAGATAGAGGTTCGTAGGTACATTTTGCACCATACTCATGCTCCAGACGGTACTGGATAACTTCGTACTGAAGTGCTCCCACAGTTCCGATGATCTTTCTGTTATTCATTTCCAGGGTAAATAATTGGGCAACCCCTTCATCCATTAACTGATCAATACCTTTAGCCAATTGCTTTGCCTTAAGCGGATCGTTGTTGTTGATGTAACGGAAATGTTCAGGAGAGAAGCTTGGAATCCCTTTGAAGCTTAGTTTTTCACCAGCTGTTAAAGTGTCACCAATTCTGAAGCTTCCCGTGTCATGAAGACCTACAATATCACCAGGGAAACTTTCTTCTACCACCTCTTTTTTGTCAGCAAAGAAGGCGTTTGGAGAAGAGAACTTCATTTTTTTACCCTCTCTTACCAATAAATAATTTTCATTTCTCTTAAACGTTCCGGAAACAATCTTTATGAAAGCAAGTCTGTCTCTGTGTTTAGGATCCATGTTGGCGTGAATTTTGAAAACAAATCCTGTGAATGTGCTTTCCTCAGGCTTTACCATACGAAGATCACTTTCCTTAGGCTGTGGCATAGGTGCAATTTCAATAAATGCATTCAATAGCTCACGTACCCCAAAGTTATTTAAAGCCGAGCCAAAGAATACAGGCTGCAGATCTCCGTTCATATAATCCTCACGGCTGAATTCCGGATATACAGATTGAATAAGCTCCAGTTCGTCTCTCAATGTTTGAGCTGCTTTTGGACCTATCGCTTCATCAATTAACGGATCATTAATATTATCAAAAGTAATAGATTCACCTACCTTTTGCTTTTTTTCTTCCAGGAATAACTGGATATTATTTTCCCAGATATTATAAATTCCCTGGAAGTCACTTCCCATACCAATTGGAAGAGAAAGTGGAACCACTCTTAATCCTAGTTTTTGCTCTACTTCATCCAGCAAATCAAAAGCGTCCTTACCCTCACGGTCAAGCTTATTGATGAAAACCAGCATCGGAATGTTTCTCATTCTACAAACCTTAACTAACTTTTCAGTTTGTTCCTCAACCCCTTTTGCAACGTCTATTACAACAATTACAGAGTCTACGGCAGTTAAAGTTCTATACGTGTCCTCAGCAAAATCCTTGTGACCAGGCGTATCGAGGATGTTGATTTTGTGATCTTTATATTCAAAAGCCAATACAGAAGTTGCCACAGAGATCCCTCTCTGTCTTTCAATTTCCATAAAGTCGGAGGTTGCTCCTTTTTTTATTTTATTGGATTTTACCGCACCGGCTTCCTGGATTGCCCCTCCGAAAAGTAGTAGCTTTTCTGTAAGAGTGGTCTTCCCGGCATCCGGGTGGGAAATGATCCCGAAGGTCTTTCTTTTTTGTATTTCTTTGATTAAGTCTGACATATCGTATTTTGAAGTTGCAAAAATCGTGATTTTTTACGAGTTTTTCAAATAAATTACGACAATGTTTGCGAGGATGGAGTGTTTGTGGGTAAGAGAGTTTGAGTGGAAAGAGTCCTCATGAGCAATAATGTTGAGGCAACGGTTTTTTTCTTCTCTCAATTTTCTGTTTTAGTCAATAGAAATACAAGCCCCACAATAACTCCGGCAATGATCAAAGCTAATAAAATTAAAATCCAGGCCATGAATGAAACTCCCTTACTGTTAACTTTCCAGGTATCCGGATCAATGGAATAGGAGAGGAGAACTGCCGGATCTATTTTTAAGTCCGGGCGAAAAATAGTGATTCCGTGTAAAAAGTGAGCGTATAATGTGTATTTATTCTTAACGACATAAAGCGGGAGATTCATATCAATACGCTTTATTTTTTTATCTTCTTTTTCAGGATTTATATTTATTTCAAGCAGAGGGACAACGCCTGAGTTCAATGGTTTTACAGTGTAAATATCAAAAATCTGTGTTGATGATGAAAGCTCGGAATACAGTATTTTCTCTACAATCTCATCATAAGCATTATAAAATAAGAGGCCGGATTGGTCTACAATAATTTTACTGGCGATTTTTCTTTTGTTAATAAAATAATATCGGGTAACTGGAATTAATATAGGAATGGAAATTCCCCAACAGATCAATGCGGGATAAAGCATTTCATCAAACCCTCTTTTATAAATTCCATAAAGAGGACCTAAAACCATCAAAACAAAAAATGAAAATAACAGACCAAAGAATAGGGTTTGCAAAAGAATCGTTCCTCCTCCGTTAAGTTTGGATTCTACCCTTGGAAATATTGATTTTTGATTCATTTTTCTGATATTCATGGCTCTGGAGCTAAAATAAGTATTTTCCTTTTTAGTTGCCTGTAGCAGACAAAAAAATTATCTTTGTTTTTATAAAATTTTACAGAAAAAAGAATGGAAAATAGCAGGTATCCGAAGTTTACTTTCACATGGGTGGGCGCTGTTACTTTAGTGGTCGGATTATTCGTGGGAACAATGGCTGTTTCTTTATTCAGCACCTTTTGGAAAGTGGCTTTCAAGGAAAATTTAGAACTTAAAGACTGGTTCCTTATGGTAGCCAATTCTGTGGGGTTCCTGACTGCAATTGCCTTTTTTGATTTTTTCATTGTAAGGCGAACGACGAAAATGAAGCTTAACTTTAACTTTTCATCAGTTAACTTCTATACGTACCTCTTGGTTTTCCCCATGATGCTGGGAATGATGTTTATTTCTGAGTTTGTTACCTCTTTAATCCCAATAACAGGACCGTTTTTTGGAGATTTCTATGAATACTTTACCCAATTGATGAGCCAATTAACTGATGATCCGGTCATCATGCTGATCATGACTGTGATTATGGCTCCTATTTTTGAAGAGATTATATTCAGAGGGATTATCCAAAAAGGATTGATAAATAAAGGCGTTGAACCCTGGAAAGCAATTTTGTATGCTTCCATTATCTTTGGAGTGGTTCATGGAAATCCATGGCAGTTCATCAGTGCTGTAATGTTAGGATGTGTTTTAGGATTTGTATATTATAAAACAAAATCCTTACTCATCCCCATACTACTGCATGGGTTTAATAACCTGACTCTTTCATTACTGGTAGTGTATGGTAAAAATGAAAGTTTTGCAAAATTTTTAAATGTTTCAGAGTGGTTGATATTAGCCGTAGGAATTGTACTTTTCACTTTATTCTACTATCTTTTTACAAGAAAATATAAAGTACATTACGCTGAAATTTAATCATTATTGCTAAAAAGTAAAATTGGAAAATGAATATAGATATGGAATTATTGGTAGCTACCCACAACGAGCATAAAAAGGAAGAGATTCAACAGATCTTAGGGAATGACTGTACTGTTAAAAGTCTTACAGATTATAATATTCACGAAGAAATTATTGAAGATGGAGATTCTTTTCATGCCAATGCTTTAATCAAGGCAAAATATTGTTTTGAAAAAACTGGAGTTCCAAGTTTAGGTGATGACAGTGGTCTAGTAGTAGAATCTCTGGATGGCAGACCAGGAATATTTTCTGCCCGTTATGCCGGAGATCATGATTTTGCTAAAAACATTGAAAAAGTGTTGGAAGAAATGCAGGGAATAGAAAATAGAAAAGCATATTTCGTTACCGTTTTATGCTACTATGATGAAAACGGAGCCCAGTATTTTGAAGGAAGGGTTCATGGGAATTTATTGACTGAAAATAAAG containing:
- a CDS encoding CPBP family intramembrane glutamic endopeptidase, whose amino-acid sequence is MENSRYPKFTFTWVGAVTLVVGLFVGTMAVSLFSTFWKVAFKENLELKDWFLMVANSVGFLTAIAFFDFFIVRRTTKMKLNFNFSSVNFYTYLLVFPMMLGMMFISEFVTSLIPITGPFFGDFYEYFTQLMSQLTDDPVIMLIMTVIMAPIFEEIIFRGIIQKGLINKGVEPWKAILYASIIFGVVHGNPWQFISAVMLGCVLGFVYYKTKSLLIPILLHGFNNLTLSLLVVYGKNESFAKFLNVSEWLILAVGIVLFTLFYYLFTRKYKVHYAEI
- a CDS encoding peptide chain release factor 3, whose protein sequence is MSDLIKEIQKRKTFGIISHPDAGKTTLTEKLLLFGGAIQEAGAVKSNKIKKGATSDFMEIERQRGISVATSVLAFEYKDHKINILDTPGHKDFAEDTYRTLTAVDSVIVVIDVAKGVEEQTEKLVKVCRMRNIPMLVFINKLDREGKDAFDLLDEVEQKLGLRVVPLSLPIGMGSDFQGIYNIWENNIQLFLEEKKQKVGESITFDNINDPLIDEAIGPKAAQTLRDELELIQSVYPEFSREDYMNGDLQPVFFGSALNNFGVRELLNAFIEIAPMPQPKESDLRMVKPEESTFTGFVFKIHANMDPKHRDRLAFIKIVSGTFKRNENYLLVREGKKMKFSSPNAFFADKKEVVEESFPGDIVGLHDTGSFRIGDTLTAGEKLSFKGIPSFSPEHFRYINNNDPLKAKQLAKGIDQLMDEGVAQLFTLEMNNRKIIGTVGALQYEVIQYRLEHEYGAKCTYEPLSMHKACWVEADEKSEEFKEFARLKQRFLARDKYNQLVFLADSSFTIHMTQEKFPNVKLHFISEFKDH
- a CDS encoding reprolysin-like metallopeptidase — translated: MKRKLLFVAGFFILSGMTFAQQNQWSRTSPKKADVVREKPVRISQYELFNLNMDGLRQQLSLAPERNKQNSVKGTLIRIPNDKEGYDTFEVFEASTMHPDLQARYSDIRSYAGQKTGDPTTKIRFSVDPYFGFNAMVKNADHTYYIDSYSQDQKTYMLYDRKNAISPNGFECLFKGEDANGLTGLEGKTVVDGLLRKYRLAITTTTEYTDYTAQQAGVATGTVAQKKAAVLAAVNLAIARINQVYEKEISVSFQLVANTDQLFFVGTDTFDASDDYQMIDENVVVTNNVIGLANYDIGHLFSRGGNSGLAGTPSACTGDKAAGITGSANPVGDPFVIDFVAHEMGHQFGANHTQNNSCNRNTPTSVEPGSGSSIMGYAGICSPNVQGNSDAYFHAVSIAEMYTWITTGGNCGVNTATGNHAPTANAGPDKTIPMGTPFALTGVGNDPDNDSVTYNWEQIDTGAAQMPPRPTNTVGPMFRTLWETVSPTRYFPRLSTIVEGYDPTIVTASNYRAWEKLSSVARPLKFSLLVRDNNPVGGQSGRDDIQLTVSAAAGPFVVTSQNTAGIVWNVGQSQTITWDVANTNVAPVNTTNVSILLSTDGGLTFPQVLVASTPNNGSYTFNVPEGLGTSSKVRIMIKAVDNVFLNVNKTNFSINSTLGTKEIEKAEEGIKIYPNPSKGVFTIEAESKNGLSYSVFAMDGKLVNAKKEVKNGKVREEVNLSHLPIGTYIIQLDKEGQKVSKKLIIEK
- a CDS encoding DUF4349 domain-containing protein codes for the protein MKKFILLAAISSTFIMCKKGNVSSSQIDEAVHSIDSVASVATETIDHAHKTADQALDSASIRIKDFENTKDDIKQKIEHTSKIVDSLSDKIASTKLESKVEKKDFVAKKTEKIVVNVPAPKVIKETKIIYKDKPKNDSYELNMPKDKMVKTGYLAIKVDHAETAKEFIREETIKNNGYVKSENLSYIESATPHGENQKVYSLDIKVPIQHFDGLMEALNSNIGDIDTKDIQVSGHHYADNTICSINVNITDKIDVEKEPKTFGGKSLAAIESGWDIITSIFLFILPLWPVFLIAGIGYYFYKKKNKNIPNNDSH
- the rdgB gene encoding RdgB/HAM1 family non-canonical purine NTP pyrophosphatase; translation: MNIDMELLVATHNEHKKEEIQQILGNDCTVKSLTDYNIHEEIIEDGDSFHANALIKAKYCFEKTGVPSLGDDSGLVVESLDGRPGIFSARYAGDHDFAKNIEKVLEEMQGIENRKAYFVTVLCYYDENGAQYFEGRVHGNLLTENKGFKGFGYDPIFVPEGYERTFAEMNPEDKNKISHRKQALDLFMDFLKVTD